A section of the Bryobacteraceae bacterium genome encodes:
- the tadA gene encoding secretion system protein TadA, whose protein sequence is MIPNLEQKPVQQLSWEQRLLKNAGRPKTALKPEYQELKFTLHRKLLDKINLEALATIDNQRVRAEVRQALIALIDAEPTLLSALEKQQICDEVLDEVFGLGPLEPLLQDPTISDILVNGSKQVYVERKGVLELTSVTFRDDAHLLRIIDKIVSQVGRRVDESNPMVDARLLDGSRVNAIIPPLALDGPVMSIRRFSQDKLMPADLVERKAMTRGMMELLEAAVKARLNIIIIGGTGAGKTTLLNALSFFINPKERIVTIEDAAELQLKQPHVVRLETRPPNLEGHGAVRQRELLINSLRMRPDRIVVGEVRGPEALDMLQAMNTGHDGSLTTIHANSPRDGISRLEVMVSMANSSMQLISIRQQIASAVHLLVQAARFSDGSRRVTNITEVTGMEGEIVTLQDIFVFEKRGLSPEGRVLGRFAATGIRPKFYEKLLAAGIRLRPEIFDEVEEV, encoded by the coding sequence ATGATCCCGAACCTGGAACAGAAACCGGTTCAGCAGTTGAGCTGGGAGCAGCGCCTCCTGAAGAACGCCGGCCGGCCCAAGACCGCCCTGAAGCCGGAATACCAGGAGCTGAAGTTCACCCTGCACCGCAAGCTCCTGGACAAGATCAACCTGGAGGCGCTGGCCACCATCGACAATCAGCGCGTCCGCGCCGAGGTGCGCCAGGCGCTGATCGCCCTCATTGATGCCGAACCGACCCTGCTGAGCGCGCTCGAAAAACAGCAGATCTGCGACGAGGTGCTCGACGAGGTCTTCGGCCTGGGGCCCCTCGAGCCGCTGCTTCAGGATCCGACCATCTCCGACATCCTCGTCAACGGCAGCAAGCAGGTCTATGTGGAACGCAAGGGCGTGCTCGAGCTGACGAGCGTGACCTTCCGCGACGATGCCCATCTGCTGCGGATCATCGACAAGATCGTCAGCCAGGTGGGCCGGCGCGTCGACGAATCCAACCCGATGGTCGACGCGCGCCTGCTTGACGGCAGCCGTGTCAACGCCATCATCCCGCCGCTGGCCCTCGACGGGCCGGTGATGTCGATCCGCCGCTTCTCGCAGGACAAGCTGATGCCGGCCGACCTGGTCGAGCGCAAGGCGATGACTCGCGGCATGATGGAGCTGCTCGAGGCGGCCGTCAAGGCGCGGCTCAACATCATCATCATCGGCGGCACCGGCGCCGGCAAGACCACGCTGCTCAATGCGCTCTCGTTCTTCATCAACCCGAAAGAGCGCATCGTCACCATCGAAGACGCGGCCGAATTGCAGCTCAAGCAGCCCCACGTGGTTCGGCTGGAAACGCGGCCGCCGAACCTGGAAGGACACGGGGCCGTGCGCCAGCGCGAGCTGCTCATCAACAGCCTCCGTATGCGGCCGGACCGCATCGTCGTCGGCGAGGTGCGCGGCCCGGAGGCGCTCGACATGTTGCAGGCGATGAACACCGGCCACGACGGTTCGCTGACGACCATCCACGCCAACTCGCCACGTGACGGCATCAGCCGCCTTGAGGTCATGGTCTCGATGGCGAACTCGAGCATGCAGCTGATCTCGATCCGCCAGCAGATCGCCAGCGCCGTGCACCTGCTTGTGCAGGCGGCCCGCTTCAGCGACGGCTCCCGCCGGGTCACCAACATCACGGAAGTGACCGGGATGGAGGGCGAGATCGTCACCCTCCAGGACATCTTCGTCTTCGAGAAACGCGGCCTGTCGCCGGAAGGCCGCGTTCTGGGCCGCTTCGCCGCCACCGGGATCCGTCCGAAGTTCTACGAAAAGCTGCTGGCGGCCGGAATCCGGCTCCGGCCCGAAATCTTCGACGAAGTGGAGGAGGTCTGA
- a CDS encoding IstB-like ATP-binding protein, which yields MAEQVCPLCGGTGWKIVERDGLSGAERCACAGRNRQAELMERARIPVNYQNDRFENFSDRGSAELRHILSMLLRYCDEFPAVDPPGLLFVGDPGTGKTHLAVAVLRRLIENGFQGVFMDYQMLLERIRSSYDPASGESPREAYETALEAEVLLLDDLGAHRVTDWVEDTVTSIITYRCNQRKPLIATTNLPDPDMGGAIVERLAEPGPGRYSIATTLIDRIGIRARSRLFEMCRVIRMPRVGDYRLQMRRQPPA from the coding sequence ATGGCGGAACAGGTCTGCCCCCTGTGCGGGGGCACCGGCTGGAAGATCGTCGAACGCGACGGGCTGAGCGGCGCCGAGCGCTGCGCCTGCGCAGGCCGCAACCGGCAGGCCGAACTCATGGAACGGGCCCGCATCCCGGTCAACTACCAGAACGACCGCTTTGAGAACTTCTCCGACCGCGGCTCGGCCGAGCTGCGCCACATCCTCTCGATGCTGCTGCGCTATTGCGACGAGTTCCCGGCCGTCGACCCCCCCGGCCTGCTGTTTGTCGGTGACCCCGGCACTGGCAAGACACACCTGGCCGTGGCCGTGTTGCGCCGCCTCATCGAAAACGGCTTCCAGGGCGTCTTCATGGATTACCAGATGCTGCTCGAGCGCATCCGGTCAAGCTACGACCCGGCCAGCGGCGAGAGCCCCCGCGAGGCCTACGAAACCGCGCTGGAAGCCGAGGTGCTGCTGCTCGACGATCTCGGCGCGCACCGCGTCACGGACTGGGTGGAGGACACGGTCACGTCGATCATCACCTACCGCTGCAACCAGCGCAAACCGCTCATCGCCACCACCAACCTGCCCGATCCCGACATGGGCGGCGCCATCGTCGAGCGGCTCGCCGAGCCCGGCCCCGGCCGCTACTCCATCGCCACCACGCTCATCGACCGCATCGGCATCCGCGCCCGCTCCCGCCTGTTCGAGATGTGCCGCGTCATCCGCATGCCGAGGGTGGGCGACTACCGCCTCCAGATGCGGCGGCAGCCGCCCGCATAG
- a CDS encoding transcriptional repressor, translating into MTQPAAREALKQRGFRLTRQRQILLDLLDRTGAHLDAETLYRLAHEQDPKLNRVTVYRTLKMLKESGLVDELDLMHHAGDQHYYETRRKQEHAHIVCLRCGKVEEYFGEPLQRLKRQVEKTFGFQILIARTEIGGYCAHCQVLRAQEVAEAEQASGAGPAAKAKRG; encoded by the coding sequence ATGACGCAACCGGCCGCACGCGAGGCGCTGAAACAGAGGGGCTTCCGCCTGACACGCCAGCGCCAGATCCTGCTCGATCTGCTCGACCGTACCGGCGCTCACCTCGATGCCGAGACCCTGTACCGGCTGGCGCATGAACAGGACCCGAAGCTGAACCGCGTCACCGTTTACCGCACGCTGAAGATGCTCAAGGAGAGCGGGCTGGTGGACGAGCTCGACCTGATGCACCATGCCGGCGACCAGCACTACTACGAAACGCGGCGCAAGCAGGAGCACGCCCACATCGTCTGCCTGCGCTGCGGCAAGGTGGAGGAATACTTCGGCGAGCCGTTGCAGAGGCTGAAACGGCAGGTGGAGAAGACGTTCGGCTTCCAGATCCTGATCGCGCGGACCGAGATCGGGGGCTATTGCGCCCACTGCCAGGTGCTTCGGGCGCAGGAGGTGGCCGAGGCCGAGCAGGCTTCCGGCGCCGGGCCCGCGGCGAAGGCCAAACGCGGCTGA
- a CDS encoding pilus assembly protein CpaC yields the protein MKPNAVKLYRLAGWAGLLALAAVGAAAQGGVEEIRVTLGRSVVIDYPEDVSRISTSNPEVVDYVPVSTREILLHAKGLGTATLVIWAKSGQRNLYSVNVEMNLEPVRKLLRETFPGEDIQVSAARDAISLTGTVSSQAVADRAGALLQGLAKTVVNNLKAKPAPVDKQVLLRVKFAELNRNAIQQFGLNLISTGAANTPGIVTTGQFSPPRPSVVQGTIPGALPGTNTSFTLSDALNVFAFRPDLNLGATLRALQQEGLLQILAEPNLLTSNGKEASFLVGGEFPVPVLQGGANAGAVTVQFREFGIRLTFTPNLTENGTLKMYVKPEVSTIDLANAVSLSGFTIPALATRRVESNIELAPGQSFVIGGLIDDRVNESLSRIPGLANIPLLGALFRSRNESHSKTELIVLVTPEIVEPLSASDPKLLPNMPYGVMAPGMLPAGIPGSANQATGAAGAKPPAAGSRKDLFRRGKQNVGPSR from the coding sequence GTGAAACCGAACGCCGTGAAGCTGTACCGCCTGGCCGGCTGGGCCGGCCTGCTGGCGCTGGCCGCCGTGGGCGCCGCCGCGCAGGGCGGCGTGGAGGAAATTCGCGTCACGCTCGGCCGCAGCGTGGTCATCGATTATCCGGAAGACGTCAGCCGCATCTCGACCTCAAACCCCGAAGTCGTCGACTACGTCCCCGTGTCGACGCGCGAGATCCTGCTCCATGCCAAGGGGCTGGGCACGGCGACCCTGGTCATCTGGGCCAAGAGCGGCCAGCGCAACCTATACAGTGTCAACGTCGAGATGAATCTCGAACCCGTGCGCAAGCTGCTTCGCGAAACCTTCCCGGGCGAGGACATTCAGGTCTCAGCCGCCCGCGATGCGATCTCGCTCACGGGGACCGTGTCCTCCCAGGCGGTGGCCGACCGCGCCGGCGCGCTGCTCCAGGGCCTGGCCAAGACAGTGGTCAACAATCTCAAGGCAAAACCGGCGCCGGTGGACAAGCAGGTTCTGCTACGGGTCAAGTTCGCCGAACTGAACCGCAATGCCATTCAGCAGTTCGGTCTGAACCTGATTTCGACCGGTGCCGCCAACACCCCCGGCATCGTCACCACGGGACAGTTCTCGCCGCCGAGGCCTTCGGTCGTGCAGGGCACCATCCCGGGCGCGCTTCCGGGCACCAACACCAGCTTCACGCTGAGCGACGCCCTGAATGTATTTGCCTTTCGCCCCGATCTGAACCTGGGCGCGACGCTGAGGGCCCTTCAGCAGGAGGGCCTGCTCCAGATCCTTGCCGAGCCGAACCTGCTCACCAGCAACGGCAAGGAAGCCAGCTTCCTCGTCGGCGGCGAGTTCCCGGTTCCCGTCCTTCAGGGCGGCGCCAACGCGGGGGCCGTCACCGTGCAGTTCCGCGAGTTCGGCATCCGCCTGACCTTCACGCCGAACCTCACCGAGAACGGCACGCTGAAGATGTACGTGAAGCCGGAGGTCTCCACGATCGACCTGGCCAACGCCGTCTCGCTGAGCGGTTTCACCATCCCGGCGCTCGCCACGCGCCGCGTCGAGTCCAACATCGAGCTTGCGCCCGGCCAGAGCTTCGTCATTGGCGGGCTGATTGACGATCGCGTCAACGAGAGCCTGAGCCGGATTCCCGGCCTGGCCAACATTCCACTGCTCGGAGCGCTGTTCCGCAGCCGGAACGAGAGCCATTCCAAGACCGAGCTGATTGTGCTCGTGACGCCGGAAATCGTCGAGCCGCTGTCGGCTTCGGACCCGAAGCTGCTGCCGAACATGCCCTATGGCGTGATGGCGCCCGGCATGCTGCCCGCCGGCATTCCGGGCTCGGCCAACCAGGCCACGGGTGCGGCCGGTGCCAAGCCGCCGGCAGCCGGCAGCCGCAAGGATCTGTTCCGCCGGGGAAAGCAGAACGTCGGACCCTCCCGCTGA